In a single window of the Diospyros lotus cultivar Yz01 chromosome 10, ASM1463336v1, whole genome shotgun sequence genome:
- the LOC127811542 gene encoding uncharacterized protein LOC127811542: MSNVIEYFNVLVELWHEMDMFYTISWESPTDSNKYNKMIEKDRIFDFLHGLNPDLDELRGRILGTKPLPSLKEVFAEVRREESRHKVMLQHQIDPVLPHQNSALASIKQGDLLPKTQGREKIWRDHCKKPYHTKATCWKIHGKLANWKPRPRKESSRFAYNVEVSAETKPSLNLFEDQIQALYRLLNQGTIQSSSNNPQSTASMALQGPSIGENDWQC, translated from the exons ATGAGCAatgttattgaatattttaatgttttggtGGAATTGTGGCATGAAATGGATATGTTTTATACCATCAGTTGGGAATCTCCAACTGATAGCAACAAATACAATAAGATGATAGAAAAAGATCGAATTTTTGACTTCCTACATGGCCTTAATCCCGACTTGGATGAACTTCGAGGGAGAATCTTGGGCACAAAGCCCTTACCATCTCTTAAGGAAGTATTTGCAGAAGTACGAAGGGAGGAAAGCAGACATAAGGTGATGCTTCAACACCAAATTGACCCTGTTTTGCCACACCAAAACTCGGCCCTTGCCTCTATCAAACAGGGAGATCTTCTTCCCAAGACtcaaggaagagaaaaaatatggCGTGATCATTGCAAGAAACCCTATCACACTAAGGCGACATGCTGGAAGATCCATGGCAAActagcaaattggaagccacgACCCAGGAAGGAGAGCTCCAGATTTGCATATAATGTAGAAGTTTCAGCAGAAACTAAACCTAGTTTGAACCTTTTCGAAGATCAGATACAAGCCTTGTACAGACTCCTCAATCAAGGTACAATCCAATCAAGCTCTAATAATCCACAGTCCACTGCATCAATGGCCTTGCAAG GACCAAGTATCGGTGAgaatgattggcaatgctaa